A DNA window from Gasterosteus aculeatus chromosome 16, fGasAcu3.hap1.1, whole genome shotgun sequence contains the following coding sequences:
- the LOC120834422 gene encoding sterile alpha motif domain-containing protein 9 isoform X2 has product MADRDKMKSQEEGLPRDIKDWSKGHVRQWALKLDQVADNVPEILFQQDINGPSLLLLDTNDLQNIGVTLGPAKLLIHARNELVKLINEEPTSSKGLPRGPCKPYPFCRYNDTYRYMESDILDITESGASDLIEPCHEYKAFNSTADEATMTRLTEEVARFAAACMNSRTNGTIHFGIGDKPDFTHGQVLGLVVRDKEAYTMQIHSVNKYFEHRHQKAAQSCIKPPRFVGVLNRNETSSEKCVIEVDIVPDSTMCEENIYHINMDTKKKKKAEAKETPSRQFFVREGGSSRDLLPVEEYNQFVAGKAQRAQLRKEAEEKHLNVIKRSTQGSRLSEMITGGSLSLDKSHFEQYIIVTNKSHQIHFESLGFLVELNPIAVLDFDPESAEDGLQFHFKKLSTVNDHLPAQYKITKGVEDIANKLKLTRITSWVFCNGRIPKEEPSDIDEWLMDKGSSIRDVISFLCRKDVLPNKRFLVIFLLWSTVSEKMDPLVETFSTFYQELKGTEQILCICDNENAFTSWKNLVDARCNINIARKCIHELSFPEVNGTVLSLLSKNRRSSRFLPCGGGSNVLLEKKVERDLNTLEVLCVNQCEGGNEDKIMIEENFYKGGPVSWWNFYFSEQPGSIPFIKRDKFDFIVNTVIPDLCSLGKACVLFNLMHLPGCGGTTLAMHTLWALRDRFRCAVLRDRNADFAEVADQVVKLLMYVHEEQLPQVPVLLMIDDFDDKDKVFDLQQAIDEECAKKNIQSKSAQVILLNCMMSESSEQTEHTEESVFIGNNLSEKEQKLFEEKLVAIEKEHKNADTFYGFMIMKKNFKPEYVQGVARKTLKSFNMNEKHAQLLAVLVLLNVYCKGSSLSISLCEEFLGLQPRPICGTIKVEDSFGKFSTLVASCTVEGKVVFKAVKIIHSSIARHCLQELTTTTYNLTKAEIMDLLLTTDTLYETTQGKDNLLKDVHQILVKRYYSVDESQFSPLIQDIVSESPGLEEVVLKKASKRFEKDAVVSQLLARYYYLKEKDFFEAEAWASRARALSKDSSYFADTSAQVVKHGLKNAIANYKEGPISPEKLEIFLKMAQSATDAFKETQSLAKKESSQRVRSFNTAGCLGEIQVGVLVIEVLANTPVFAFDNVRHDLMSRVLSGDVKLEDVEKSDKRHNKHTQYYKILKQFKDFLYSLKYRMKENFDFLDNFSVNLGSRSGMKDSREQVAQRELFRCFRKYAELFCKMDSAALLRNKAMSSMLKLHEERQYLEKNKADTFSGILNCLSNGIPHDIMERIAKLSHSVCASDRPTVKERINFIYINVVLSCIKPASKLILPYKTLIDLLCQVLREQIPLSENLPLHFIAVVLFWPQHRSAEVLLCNNLGRLISQIRTSYHMVMKEVFNGKRPIVHFILGKKQGYERLVHLGEIRRYVRAGEEDFTLMWENGKIWQEKQVKERLCRLTGQVRDKRILADTCIPGLKLEITPMFQSQLSGHAQETEVSFFIGFSMKGPVALDIK; this is encoded by the exons ATGGCAGATCGAGACAAAATGAAG AGTCAGGAGGAGGGTCTGCCACGTGACATCAAGGATTGGAGTAAAGGTCATGTGAGACAATGGGCTCTCAAGTTGGATCAAGTTGCTGACAATGTGCCAGAGATTCTGTTCCAGCAGGATATCAATGGGCCAAGTCTTTTGCTTTTAGATACAAACGATTTACAAAACATTGGTGTGACTCTTGGACCAGCAAAACTTCTCATTCATGCCAGAAATGAGCTGGTGAAATTAATCAATGAGGAGCCAACAAGCTCAAAAGGTCTACCTCGAGGACCATGCAAGCCCTATCCATTCTGTAGGTACAATGATACATATAGGTACATGGAGAGCGACATTCTTGATATTACGGAATCAGGCGCATCAGACTTGATTGAACCCTGCCACGAGTATAAAGCTTTTAACAGTACAGCAGATGAAGCTACAATGACCAGGTTAACTGAAGAGGTTGCCCGCTTTGCAGCTGCCTGCATGAACAGCCGCACCAATGGCACCATTCATTTTGGGATAGGAGACAAGCCAGACTTCACACACGGTCAAGTTTTGGGACTGGTTGTTAGGGACAAAGAGGCTTATACAATGCAAATCCACTCTGTCAATAAATATTTTGAGCATAGACACCAAAAGGCTGCTCAAAGTTGCATCAAACCGCCAAGATTTGTTGGTGTTCTCAACAGGAATGAGACATCATCTGAAAAATGCGTTATAGAAGTGGACATAGTCCCTGACTCTACAATGTGTGAAGAAAACATCTACCACATAAACATGgacacaaaaaagaagaaaaaggctgAAGCTAAAGAAACACCATCGAGGCAATTCTTTGTCAGAGAAGGCGGTAGCAGCAGAGATCTCCTCCCCGTGGaggagtacaaccagtttgttGCTGGAAAGGCACAGCGAGCACAGCTCCGAAAAGAAGCTGAAGAGAAGCACCTTAATGTGATAAAACGCAGTACTCAGGGCTCTAGATTGAGTGAGATGATAACTGGTGGATCCTTATCTTTAGATAAGTCACACTTTGAGCAGTACATAATTGTAACCAACAAATCACATCAAATCCACTTTGAATCTCTAGGTTTTCTGGTTGAGCTCAACCCAATAGCTGTTTTGGACTTTGATCCAGAATCAGCTGAAGATGGGCTAcaatttcactttaaaaaactGAGCACAGTGAATGACCATCTACCAGCACagtataaaataacaaaaggagTTGAGGACATTGCAAACAAGTTGAAATTAACTCGAATCACCAGCTGGGTGTTCTGCAATGGAAGGATTCCGAAAGAGGAACCCTCAGACATTGACGAGTGGTTGATGGACAAGGGGTCCTCCATTCGAGATGTGATTTCATTCTTGTGTCGGAAAGATGTGCTTCCAAACAAGAGATTCCTGGTCATTTTCTTACTTTGGTCAACAGTGAGCGAGAAGATGGACCCTCTTGTTGAGACTTTCAGTACGTTCTACCAGGAGCTCAAAGGGACCGAGCAGATCCTTTGTATATGTGACAATGAAAATGCATTTACCTCCTGGAAGAACCTAGTTGATGCTCGGTGCAATATCAATATTGCTCGTAAATGCATTCATGAGCTCAGTTTCCCTGAAGTGAACGGCACTGTCCTTAGTCTTTTGTCAAAAAATCGCAGATCCAGCCGTTTCCTACCATGTGGTGGAGGAAGTAACGTACTTCTTGAGAAGAAAGTGGAGCGTGATCTGAATACCTTGGAGGTATTATGTGTGAACCAATGTGAAGGAGGAAACGAGGACAAAATTATGATAGAGGAGAACTTCTACAAAGGAGGACCAGTGTCATGGTGGAATTTCTACTTTTCAGAGCAGCCTGGATCCATACCGTTTATCAAACGAGACAAGTTTGACTTCATCGTGAACACAGTCATACCCGATTTGTGCTCCCTGGGAAAAGCCTGCGTGTTGTTCAACCTCATGCATCTGCCTGGATGTGGTGGGACAACTTTGGCCATGCATACTTTATGGGCTCTCCGGGACAGATTCCGTTGTGCTGTCCTCAGAGACAGGAACGCTGACTTTGCTGAAGTTGCTGATCAAGTGGTCAAACTGTTAATGTATGTCCACGAGGAGCAATTACCCCAGGTGCCTGTTTTGCTGATGATTGATGACTTTGACGATAAAGACAAAGTATTTGACTTGCAGCAGGCCATTGACGAAGAATGtgcaaagaaaaatattcaGTCCAAGTCTGCACAAGTAATTCTTCTGAATTGTATGATGTCAGAGTCCTCTGAACAGACTGAACACACTGAGGAGTCCGTATTCATTGGAAACAATCTCTCTGAGAAGGAGCAGAAACTGTTTGAGGAAAAACTCGTGGCAATAGagaaagaacacaagaatgcagacACGTTCTATGGATTCATGATCATGAAGAAGAACTTTAAGCCAGAGTATGTTCAGGGTGTGGCCCGCAAAACCCTGAAGAGCTTCAACATGAATGAGAAACATGCACAGCTCTTGGCTGTTTTAGTTCTGTTGAATGTGTACTGCAAGGGATCCtcgctctccatctctctgtgtgAGGAATTTCTTGGTCTTCAACCAAGACCAATCTGTGGAACCATCAAAGTCGAAGACAGCTTTGGGAAATTCTCCACATTAGTTGCCTCCTGCACAGTTGAGGGTAAGGTAGTTTTCAAAGCTGTGAAAATTATCCATTCAAGTATTGCGAGGCACTGTTTGCAGgaactaacaacaacaacatacaattTAACCAAAGCTGAGATTATGGACCTCCTGCTGACCACAGACACGCTTTATGAGACCACACAAGGCAAAGACAACCTTCTGAAAGACGTTCACCAAATTTTGGTGAAGAGATATTATTCTGTGGATGAATCTCAGTTTTCTCCTCTAATTCAAGACATTGTAAGTGAGAGCCCAGGACTGGAAGAGGTGGTGCTAAAAAAAGCATCAAAACGATTTGAGAAAGATGCAGTTGTCTCCCAGTTACTAGCCAGGTACTATTACCTGAAGGAAAAGGATTTCTTTGAGGCGGAAGCTTGGGCATCGAGAGCAAGAGCACTTTCCAAAGACAGCTCATATTTTGCTGACACCTCAGCGCAGGTTGTTAAGCACGGGCTGAAGAATGCCATCGCAAACTACAAGGAAGGACCCATAAGTCCTGAAAAACTGGAGATTTTTCTCAAAATGGCTCAGTCAGCAACTGATGCCTTCAAGGAAACACAGAGCCTTGCCAAGAAAGAGTCGAGTCAGCGAGTACGCTCTTTTAATACAGCGGGGTGCCTGGGAGAAATTCAGGTTGGGGTACTTGTCATTGAAGTGCTGGCAAATACTCCTGTATTTGCCTTTGACAATGTGCGCCATGACCTAATGAGTAGGGTTCTCTCTGGAGATGTGAAACTTGAGGACGTGGAGAAAAGTGATAAAaggcacaacaaacacacacaatactaCAAAATCCTCAAACAGTTTAAGGATTTTCTCTACAGCCTGAAATATAGGATGAAGGAGAACTTTGACTTCCTTGACAACTTTTCTGTGAACTTGGGCTCCAGATCTGGAATGAAAGATAGTCGTGAGCAAGTAGCCCAAAGAGAGCTTTTCAGATGCTTCAGAAAGTATGCAGAGCTTTTCTGCAAGATGGATTCGGCAGCTCTCTTGAGAAATAAAGCCATGTCTTCCATGCTGAAACTACACGAAGAAAGACAATACTTGGAGAAGAACAAAGCTGATACCTTCTCTGGAATTCTGAATTGTCTCTCCAATGGTATACCACATGACATTATGGAGAGGATCGCCAAACTGTCACATTCGGTCTGTGCATCTGATAGGCCGACTGTGAAGGAGAGAATCAACTTCATCTACATTAATGTTGTCTTGAGTTGTATCAAACCGGCATCAAAACTAATTCTGCCCTACAAGACGCTAATTGATCTCCTTTGCCAAGTTCTGCGGGAGCAAATCCCATTAAGTGAGAACTTACCACTGCACTTCATTGCAGTTGTGCTGTTTTGGCCACAGCACCGCTCTGCAGAGGTGTTACTGTGTAACAATCTGGGGAGGCTCATCTCACAGATCAGGACCTCTTATCACATGGTGATGAAGGAAGTGTTCAACGGCAAAAGACCCATTGTCCATTTCATCCTGGGGAAGAAGCAGGGCTATGAACGACTGGTACACCTAGGGGAGATCAGAAGGTACGTCAGGG
- the LOC120834422 gene encoding sterile alpha motif domain-containing protein 9 isoform X1, with protein sequence MADRDKMKSFVFQSQEEGLPRDIKDWSKGHVRQWALKLDQVADNVPEILFQQDINGPSLLLLDTNDLQNIGVTLGPAKLLIHARNELVKLINEEPTSSKGLPRGPCKPYPFCRYNDTYRYMESDILDITESGASDLIEPCHEYKAFNSTADEATMTRLTEEVARFAAACMNSRTNGTIHFGIGDKPDFTHGQVLGLVVRDKEAYTMQIHSVNKYFEHRHQKAAQSCIKPPRFVGVLNRNETSSEKCVIEVDIVPDSTMCEENIYHINMDTKKKKKAEAKETPSRQFFVREGGSSRDLLPVEEYNQFVAGKAQRAQLRKEAEEKHLNVIKRSTQGSRLSEMITGGSLSLDKSHFEQYIIVTNKSHQIHFESLGFLVELNPIAVLDFDPESAEDGLQFHFKKLSTVNDHLPAQYKITKGVEDIANKLKLTRITSWVFCNGRIPKEEPSDIDEWLMDKGSSIRDVISFLCRKDVLPNKRFLVIFLLWSTVSEKMDPLVETFSTFYQELKGTEQILCICDNENAFTSWKNLVDARCNINIARKCIHELSFPEVNGTVLSLLSKNRRSSRFLPCGGGSNVLLEKKVERDLNTLEVLCVNQCEGGNEDKIMIEENFYKGGPVSWWNFYFSEQPGSIPFIKRDKFDFIVNTVIPDLCSLGKACVLFNLMHLPGCGGTTLAMHTLWALRDRFRCAVLRDRNADFAEVADQVVKLLMYVHEEQLPQVPVLLMIDDFDDKDKVFDLQQAIDEECAKKNIQSKSAQVILLNCMMSESSEQTEHTEESVFIGNNLSEKEQKLFEEKLVAIEKEHKNADTFYGFMIMKKNFKPEYVQGVARKTLKSFNMNEKHAQLLAVLVLLNVYCKGSSLSISLCEEFLGLQPRPICGTIKVEDSFGKFSTLVASCTVEGKVVFKAVKIIHSSIARHCLQELTTTTYNLTKAEIMDLLLTTDTLYETTQGKDNLLKDVHQILVKRYYSVDESQFSPLIQDIVSESPGLEEVVLKKASKRFEKDAVVSQLLARYYYLKEKDFFEAEAWASRARALSKDSSYFADTSAQVVKHGLKNAIANYKEGPISPEKLEIFLKMAQSATDAFKETQSLAKKESSQRVRSFNTAGCLGEIQVGVLVIEVLANTPVFAFDNVRHDLMSRVLSGDVKLEDVEKSDKRHNKHTQYYKILKQFKDFLYSLKYRMKENFDFLDNFSVNLGSRSGMKDSREQVAQRELFRCFRKYAELFCKMDSAALLRNKAMSSMLKLHEERQYLEKNKADTFSGILNCLSNGIPHDIMERIAKLSHSVCASDRPTVKERINFIYINVVLSCIKPASKLILPYKTLIDLLCQVLREQIPLSENLPLHFIAVVLFWPQHRSAEVLLCNNLGRLISQIRTSYHMVMKEVFNGKRPIVHFILGKKQGYERLVHLGEIRRYVRAGEEDFTLMWENGKIWQEKQVKERLCRLTGQVRDKRILADTCIPGLKLEITPMFQSQLSGHAQETEVSFFIGFSMKGPVALDIK encoded by the exons ATGGCAGATCGAGACAAAATGAAG TCCTTTGTATTTCAGAGTCAGGAGGAGGGTCTGCCACGTGACATCAAGGATTGGAGTAAAGGTCATGTGAGACAATGGGCTCTCAAGTTGGATCAAGTTGCTGACAATGTGCCAGAGATTCTGTTCCAGCAGGATATCAATGGGCCAAGTCTTTTGCTTTTAGATACAAACGATTTACAAAACATTGGTGTGACTCTTGGACCAGCAAAACTTCTCATTCATGCCAGAAATGAGCTGGTGAAATTAATCAATGAGGAGCCAACAAGCTCAAAAGGTCTACCTCGAGGACCATGCAAGCCCTATCCATTCTGTAGGTACAATGATACATATAGGTACATGGAGAGCGACATTCTTGATATTACGGAATCAGGCGCATCAGACTTGATTGAACCCTGCCACGAGTATAAAGCTTTTAACAGTACAGCAGATGAAGCTACAATGACCAGGTTAACTGAAGAGGTTGCCCGCTTTGCAGCTGCCTGCATGAACAGCCGCACCAATGGCACCATTCATTTTGGGATAGGAGACAAGCCAGACTTCACACACGGTCAAGTTTTGGGACTGGTTGTTAGGGACAAAGAGGCTTATACAATGCAAATCCACTCTGTCAATAAATATTTTGAGCATAGACACCAAAAGGCTGCTCAAAGTTGCATCAAACCGCCAAGATTTGTTGGTGTTCTCAACAGGAATGAGACATCATCTGAAAAATGCGTTATAGAAGTGGACATAGTCCCTGACTCTACAATGTGTGAAGAAAACATCTACCACATAAACATGgacacaaaaaagaagaaaaaggctgAAGCTAAAGAAACACCATCGAGGCAATTCTTTGTCAGAGAAGGCGGTAGCAGCAGAGATCTCCTCCCCGTGGaggagtacaaccagtttgttGCTGGAAAGGCACAGCGAGCACAGCTCCGAAAAGAAGCTGAAGAGAAGCACCTTAATGTGATAAAACGCAGTACTCAGGGCTCTAGATTGAGTGAGATGATAACTGGTGGATCCTTATCTTTAGATAAGTCACACTTTGAGCAGTACATAATTGTAACCAACAAATCACATCAAATCCACTTTGAATCTCTAGGTTTTCTGGTTGAGCTCAACCCAATAGCTGTTTTGGACTTTGATCCAGAATCAGCTGAAGATGGGCTAcaatttcactttaaaaaactGAGCACAGTGAATGACCATCTACCAGCACagtataaaataacaaaaggagTTGAGGACATTGCAAACAAGTTGAAATTAACTCGAATCACCAGCTGGGTGTTCTGCAATGGAAGGATTCCGAAAGAGGAACCCTCAGACATTGACGAGTGGTTGATGGACAAGGGGTCCTCCATTCGAGATGTGATTTCATTCTTGTGTCGGAAAGATGTGCTTCCAAACAAGAGATTCCTGGTCATTTTCTTACTTTGGTCAACAGTGAGCGAGAAGATGGACCCTCTTGTTGAGACTTTCAGTACGTTCTACCAGGAGCTCAAAGGGACCGAGCAGATCCTTTGTATATGTGACAATGAAAATGCATTTACCTCCTGGAAGAACCTAGTTGATGCTCGGTGCAATATCAATATTGCTCGTAAATGCATTCATGAGCTCAGTTTCCCTGAAGTGAACGGCACTGTCCTTAGTCTTTTGTCAAAAAATCGCAGATCCAGCCGTTTCCTACCATGTGGTGGAGGAAGTAACGTACTTCTTGAGAAGAAAGTGGAGCGTGATCTGAATACCTTGGAGGTATTATGTGTGAACCAATGTGAAGGAGGAAACGAGGACAAAATTATGATAGAGGAGAACTTCTACAAAGGAGGACCAGTGTCATGGTGGAATTTCTACTTTTCAGAGCAGCCTGGATCCATACCGTTTATCAAACGAGACAAGTTTGACTTCATCGTGAACACAGTCATACCCGATTTGTGCTCCCTGGGAAAAGCCTGCGTGTTGTTCAACCTCATGCATCTGCCTGGATGTGGTGGGACAACTTTGGCCATGCATACTTTATGGGCTCTCCGGGACAGATTCCGTTGTGCTGTCCTCAGAGACAGGAACGCTGACTTTGCTGAAGTTGCTGATCAAGTGGTCAAACTGTTAATGTATGTCCACGAGGAGCAATTACCCCAGGTGCCTGTTTTGCTGATGATTGATGACTTTGACGATAAAGACAAAGTATTTGACTTGCAGCAGGCCATTGACGAAGAATGtgcaaagaaaaatattcaGTCCAAGTCTGCACAAGTAATTCTTCTGAATTGTATGATGTCAGAGTCCTCTGAACAGACTGAACACACTGAGGAGTCCGTATTCATTGGAAACAATCTCTCTGAGAAGGAGCAGAAACTGTTTGAGGAAAAACTCGTGGCAATAGagaaagaacacaagaatgcagacACGTTCTATGGATTCATGATCATGAAGAAGAACTTTAAGCCAGAGTATGTTCAGGGTGTGGCCCGCAAAACCCTGAAGAGCTTCAACATGAATGAGAAACATGCACAGCTCTTGGCTGTTTTAGTTCTGTTGAATGTGTACTGCAAGGGATCCtcgctctccatctctctgtgtgAGGAATTTCTTGGTCTTCAACCAAGACCAATCTGTGGAACCATCAAAGTCGAAGACAGCTTTGGGAAATTCTCCACATTAGTTGCCTCCTGCACAGTTGAGGGTAAGGTAGTTTTCAAAGCTGTGAAAATTATCCATTCAAGTATTGCGAGGCACTGTTTGCAGgaactaacaacaacaacatacaattTAACCAAAGCTGAGATTATGGACCTCCTGCTGACCACAGACACGCTTTATGAGACCACACAAGGCAAAGACAACCTTCTGAAAGACGTTCACCAAATTTTGGTGAAGAGATATTATTCTGTGGATGAATCTCAGTTTTCTCCTCTAATTCAAGACATTGTAAGTGAGAGCCCAGGACTGGAAGAGGTGGTGCTAAAAAAAGCATCAAAACGATTTGAGAAAGATGCAGTTGTCTCCCAGTTACTAGCCAGGTACTATTACCTGAAGGAAAAGGATTTCTTTGAGGCGGAAGCTTGGGCATCGAGAGCAAGAGCACTTTCCAAAGACAGCTCATATTTTGCTGACACCTCAGCGCAGGTTGTTAAGCACGGGCTGAAGAATGCCATCGCAAACTACAAGGAAGGACCCATAAGTCCTGAAAAACTGGAGATTTTTCTCAAAATGGCTCAGTCAGCAACTGATGCCTTCAAGGAAACACAGAGCCTTGCCAAGAAAGAGTCGAGTCAGCGAGTACGCTCTTTTAATACAGCGGGGTGCCTGGGAGAAATTCAGGTTGGGGTACTTGTCATTGAAGTGCTGGCAAATACTCCTGTATTTGCCTTTGACAATGTGCGCCATGACCTAATGAGTAGGGTTCTCTCTGGAGATGTGAAACTTGAGGACGTGGAGAAAAGTGATAAAaggcacaacaaacacacacaatactaCAAAATCCTCAAACAGTTTAAGGATTTTCTCTACAGCCTGAAATATAGGATGAAGGAGAACTTTGACTTCCTTGACAACTTTTCTGTGAACTTGGGCTCCAGATCTGGAATGAAAGATAGTCGTGAGCAAGTAGCCCAAAGAGAGCTTTTCAGATGCTTCAGAAAGTATGCAGAGCTTTTCTGCAAGATGGATTCGGCAGCTCTCTTGAGAAATAAAGCCATGTCTTCCATGCTGAAACTACACGAAGAAAGACAATACTTGGAGAAGAACAAAGCTGATACCTTCTCTGGAATTCTGAATTGTCTCTCCAATGGTATACCACATGACATTATGGAGAGGATCGCCAAACTGTCACATTCGGTCTGTGCATCTGATAGGCCGACTGTGAAGGAGAGAATCAACTTCATCTACATTAATGTTGTCTTGAGTTGTATCAAACCGGCATCAAAACTAATTCTGCCCTACAAGACGCTAATTGATCTCCTTTGCCAAGTTCTGCGGGAGCAAATCCCATTAAGTGAGAACTTACCACTGCACTTCATTGCAGTTGTGCTGTTTTGGCCACAGCACCGCTCTGCAGAGGTGTTACTGTGTAACAATCTGGGGAGGCTCATCTCACAGATCAGGACCTCTTATCACATGGTGATGAAGGAAGTGTTCAACGGCAAAAGACCCATTGTCCATTTCATCCTGGGGAAGAAGCAGGGCTATGAACGACTGGTACACCTAGGGGAGATCAGAAGGTACGTCAGGG